From a single Hippoglossus stenolepis isolate QCI-W04-F060 chromosome 2, HSTE1.2, whole genome shotgun sequence genomic region:
- the LOC118115680 gene encoding MYCBP-associated protein isoform X2 → MDIQAEASHPQLLVLKPPKGHQKTVLTSCVGKIHPVKLDTDSQSLCYSGLEGLQFDDQGMVLPHSILGTLEDFRSYLETKGETELVEQVPNSKSDASYEIPGRHHCEAVEKGRELSSGHRDIQGNALQNWQTHMTQRRRQQHHLSDLLHRPVKTLLMNQDNHFRETQEQKEFLTQVMPLIHSGYGYRVGSEFWTLPQRYGDEMSGITATLTQTEQGRREPVTHIGQPSGIQQETGIRCAKNLRPASQPWEQSAYLQDQYQELGELLQDMDLKKPDLSGLEVIGFGEPFRSVTVCQSPSLEREGEKDKEHKEEKKENLEPLAQSDEARSEVLLGPALRFCGQLAIWTGNSANNQGEVGISTTIMFEALTGERPSSHLKMHNEGTTAIFYSWQQLPRQNSFPNLRTQTKSRHFYFNSSSGVILPGDTQRVEFIFKSEKPGIDTEVWQLNTHPVLLQGASMQVTLRGVALYQDKTTDQRNFIETKLENTVMVKMCRSMACKMVSEVRTPERPSSPAELYITEEQRFLHRNPKLQYHHQPVEDLKRLWEEVNPGHSWDLSVDALRQAVLSLPEQESSQDTREKNLAQLNSLLLQLSEPTELNHRLLTAAAIGQQLWRRLLDSMADEAMWLKNQLGLIKTQTLEDKQEELLLSDADADDMSKDGKSEKKGGAAAKEKRRDPRSRVNEGTKSPTSEKSVEESKKKGKRRDEGGKRSKEKQGKESVPLPETSPESNIQELPDEVDPKMMKIYTRLLHKKVYALMEDLVDTMCDLMDEGNES, encoded by the exons atggATATCCAGGCTGAGGCCAGTCACCCACAG CTTCTTGTCCTAAAGCCACCCAAGGGCCATCAAAAAACAGTGCTCACATCATGTGTGGGTAAGATTCATCCAGTGAAGCTGGACACTGACTCCCAGTCTCTGTGCTACTCAG GACTGGAGGGGCTTCAGTTTGATGATCAAGGGATGGTTCTTCCACACAGCATCCTGGGTACTTTAGAGGATTTCAGAAGTTATCTGGAGACTAAAGGGGAGACGGAG TTGGTGGAGCAAGTACCAAATTCCAAGAGCGATGCTTCATATGAGATCCCAGGGAGGCATCACTGTGAGGCTGTGGAGAAAGGGCGTGAGCTCTCTTCAGGCCACAGGGACATCCAGGGTAATGCCCTGCAGAATTGGCAAACACATATGACGCAGCGCAGACGACAGCAGCACCATTTATCTG ACTTGCTCCACAGACCAGTCAAGACGTTACTGATGAACCAAGACAACCATTTCAGAGAAACTCAGGAGCAAAAGGAATTTCTAACCCAAGTCATGCCACTCATCCACTCTGGATAT GGTTATCGCGTGGGTAGCGAGTTTTGGACTCTCCCCCAGCGTTATGGGGACGAAATGAGCGGCATCACAGCCACTCTGACTCAGACAGAGCAGGGCAGACGGGAACCTGTCACACATATTGGACAACCAAGCGGCATACAACAGGAAACGG GAATCAGATGTGCTAAGAATCTGCGTCCAGCCTCTCAGCCTTGGGAGCAGAGTGCATACCTACAGGACCAGTACCAGGAGCTGGGGGAGCTTCTACAGGACATGGACCTTAAGAAGCCT GACCTCAGCGGACTGGAGGTGATCGGCTTTGGCGAGCCATTCCGATCCGTCACGGTGTGTCAAAGTCCCTCActggagagggaaggagagaaggacaAGGAGcacaaggaggagaagaaggagaaccT TGAACCACTGGCACAGAGTGATGAGGCTCGGTCCGAGGTTCTGCTCGGTCCTGCCTTGAGGTTCTGTGGCCAGCTTGCAATCTGGACTGGAAACTCTGCCAATAACCAG GGAGAAGTAGGAATCAGTACCACAATAATGTTTGAGGCCCTGACTGGAGAAAGACCCTCTTCTCATCTGAAGATGCACAATGAGGGCACCACGGCCATTTTCTACAGCTGGCAGCAGCTTCCCAGGCAGAACAGCTTTCCTAACCTGcgaacacaaacaaagagcCGGCACTTCTACTTCAATTCTTCCTCcg GTGTGATTCTTCCAGGTGACACCCAGCGTGTAGAGTTTATATTCAAGTCAGAAAAGCCAGGAATCGATACGGAAGTATGGCAGCTCAACACTCACCCTGTGCTGCTTCAAGGAGCCTCCATGCAGGTCACATTAAGGGGAGTGGCTCTTTACCAGGACAAAACGACAGACCAGAGGAATTTCATCGAG aCAAAGTTGGAAAATACCGTCATGGTGAAAATGTGTCGGTCCATGGCGTGCAAGATGGTGAGTGAGGTCCGAACCCCAGAGAGACCCAGCTCTCCTGCAGAGCTCTACATCACTGAAGAGCAAAGGTTCCTACACAGAAACCCAAAG TTGCAGTACCATCATCAGCCAGTGGAGGACCTAAAGAGACTGTGGGAAGAAGTCAATCCAGGACACAGCTGGGATCTCTCTGTTGATGCTCTTCGACAG GCGGTGCTGTCTCTGCCTGAACAAGAGTCATCTCAGGACACCAGAGAAAAAAACTTGGCACAGCTTAACTCTCTGCTTCTGCAGCTTTCTGAACCCACTGAACTGAATCACCGCCttctaacagcagcagcaatagG acagcagctgtggaggagaCTCTTGGACTCGATGGCAGATGAGGCCATGTGGCTCAAAAACCAGCTGGGCCTCATCAAGACCCAAACATTGGAGGATAAACAGGAGGAATTGCTCCTCTCTGATGCTG ATGCTGATGATATGAGCAAAGATGGGAAGAGTGAGAAAAAGGGAGGAGCAGCTgcgaaggagaagaggagagaccCGAGATCCAGAGTAAATGAAGGCACCAAGTCACCAACATCTGAAAAATCAGTGGAG GAGAGCAAAAAGAAGGGgaaaagaagagatgaagggGGAAAGCGCAGCAAGGAAAAGCAAGGGAAGGAGTCTGTCCCACTGCCGGAAACCAGTCCAGAAAGCAACATTCAGGAGCTTCCTGATGAAGTGGACCCGAAGATGATGAAGATTTACACAAGGCTCTTGCACAAAAAG GTTTATGCCCTGATGGAAGACCTGGTGGACACCATGTGCGACCTGATGGATGAGGGCAATGAATCATAG
- the LOC118115680 gene encoding MYCBP-associated protein isoform X1: MNRGEKTEFRPSSHSENKTFSSVGGDRSKKSSSSLMDIQAEASHPQLLVLKPPKGHQKTVLTSCVGKIHPVKLDTDSQSLCYSGLEGLQFDDQGMVLPHSILGTLEDFRSYLETKGETELVEQVPNSKSDASYEIPGRHHCEAVEKGRELSSGHRDIQGNALQNWQTHMTQRRRQQHHLSDLLHRPVKTLLMNQDNHFRETQEQKEFLTQVMPLIHSGYGYRVGSEFWTLPQRYGDEMSGITATLTQTEQGRREPVTHIGQPSGIQQETGIRCAKNLRPASQPWEQSAYLQDQYQELGELLQDMDLKKPDLSGLEVIGFGEPFRSVTVCQSPSLEREGEKDKEHKEEKKENLEPLAQSDEARSEVLLGPALRFCGQLAIWTGNSANNQGEVGISTTIMFEALTGERPSSHLKMHNEGTTAIFYSWQQLPRQNSFPNLRTQTKSRHFYFNSSSGVILPGDTQRVEFIFKSEKPGIDTEVWQLNTHPVLLQGASMQVTLRGVALYQDKTTDQRNFIETKLENTVMVKMCRSMACKMVSEVRTPERPSSPAELYITEEQRFLHRNPKLQYHHQPVEDLKRLWEEVNPGHSWDLSVDALRQAVLSLPEQESSQDTREKNLAQLNSLLLQLSEPTELNHRLLTAAAIGQQLWRRLLDSMADEAMWLKNQLGLIKTQTLEDKQEELLLSDADADDMSKDGKSEKKGGAAAKEKRRDPRSRVNEGTKSPTSEKSVEESKKKGKRRDEGGKRSKEKQGKESVPLPETSPESNIQELPDEVDPKMMKIYTRLLHKKVYALMEDLVDTMCDLMDEGNES; this comes from the exons ATGAACCGCGGTGAGAAGACGGAGTTCAGACCTTCGAGTCACTCAG AGAACAAGACGTTTTCCAGTGTTGGGGGTGACCGGTCCAAgaagtcttcttcttctctcatggATATCCAGGCTGAGGCCAGTCACCCACAG CTTCTTGTCCTAAAGCCACCCAAGGGCCATCAAAAAACAGTGCTCACATCATGTGTGGGTAAGATTCATCCAGTGAAGCTGGACACTGACTCCCAGTCTCTGTGCTACTCAG GACTGGAGGGGCTTCAGTTTGATGATCAAGGGATGGTTCTTCCACACAGCATCCTGGGTACTTTAGAGGATTTCAGAAGTTATCTGGAGACTAAAGGGGAGACGGAG TTGGTGGAGCAAGTACCAAATTCCAAGAGCGATGCTTCATATGAGATCCCAGGGAGGCATCACTGTGAGGCTGTGGAGAAAGGGCGTGAGCTCTCTTCAGGCCACAGGGACATCCAGGGTAATGCCCTGCAGAATTGGCAAACACATATGACGCAGCGCAGACGACAGCAGCACCATTTATCTG ACTTGCTCCACAGACCAGTCAAGACGTTACTGATGAACCAAGACAACCATTTCAGAGAAACTCAGGAGCAAAAGGAATTTCTAACCCAAGTCATGCCACTCATCCACTCTGGATAT GGTTATCGCGTGGGTAGCGAGTTTTGGACTCTCCCCCAGCGTTATGGGGACGAAATGAGCGGCATCACAGCCACTCTGACTCAGACAGAGCAGGGCAGACGGGAACCTGTCACACATATTGGACAACCAAGCGGCATACAACAGGAAACGG GAATCAGATGTGCTAAGAATCTGCGTCCAGCCTCTCAGCCTTGGGAGCAGAGTGCATACCTACAGGACCAGTACCAGGAGCTGGGGGAGCTTCTACAGGACATGGACCTTAAGAAGCCT GACCTCAGCGGACTGGAGGTGATCGGCTTTGGCGAGCCATTCCGATCCGTCACGGTGTGTCAAAGTCCCTCActggagagggaaggagagaaggacaAGGAGcacaaggaggagaagaaggagaaccT TGAACCACTGGCACAGAGTGATGAGGCTCGGTCCGAGGTTCTGCTCGGTCCTGCCTTGAGGTTCTGTGGCCAGCTTGCAATCTGGACTGGAAACTCTGCCAATAACCAG GGAGAAGTAGGAATCAGTACCACAATAATGTTTGAGGCCCTGACTGGAGAAAGACCCTCTTCTCATCTGAAGATGCACAATGAGGGCACCACGGCCATTTTCTACAGCTGGCAGCAGCTTCCCAGGCAGAACAGCTTTCCTAACCTGcgaacacaaacaaagagcCGGCACTTCTACTTCAATTCTTCCTCcg GTGTGATTCTTCCAGGTGACACCCAGCGTGTAGAGTTTATATTCAAGTCAGAAAAGCCAGGAATCGATACGGAAGTATGGCAGCTCAACACTCACCCTGTGCTGCTTCAAGGAGCCTCCATGCAGGTCACATTAAGGGGAGTGGCTCTTTACCAGGACAAAACGACAGACCAGAGGAATTTCATCGAG aCAAAGTTGGAAAATACCGTCATGGTGAAAATGTGTCGGTCCATGGCGTGCAAGATGGTGAGTGAGGTCCGAACCCCAGAGAGACCCAGCTCTCCTGCAGAGCTCTACATCACTGAAGAGCAAAGGTTCCTACACAGAAACCCAAAG TTGCAGTACCATCATCAGCCAGTGGAGGACCTAAAGAGACTGTGGGAAGAAGTCAATCCAGGACACAGCTGGGATCTCTCTGTTGATGCTCTTCGACAG GCGGTGCTGTCTCTGCCTGAACAAGAGTCATCTCAGGACACCAGAGAAAAAAACTTGGCACAGCTTAACTCTCTGCTTCTGCAGCTTTCTGAACCCACTGAACTGAATCACCGCCttctaacagcagcagcaatagG acagcagctgtggaggagaCTCTTGGACTCGATGGCAGATGAGGCCATGTGGCTCAAAAACCAGCTGGGCCTCATCAAGACCCAAACATTGGAGGATAAACAGGAGGAATTGCTCCTCTCTGATGCTG ATGCTGATGATATGAGCAAAGATGGGAAGAGTGAGAAAAAGGGAGGAGCAGCTgcgaaggagaagaggagagaccCGAGATCCAGAGTAAATGAAGGCACCAAGTCACCAACATCTGAAAAATCAGTGGAG GAGAGCAAAAAGAAGGGgaaaagaagagatgaagggGGAAAGCGCAGCAAGGAAAAGCAAGGGAAGGAGTCTGTCCCACTGCCGGAAACCAGTCCAGAAAGCAACATTCAGGAGCTTCCTGATGAAGTGGACCCGAAGATGATGAAGATTTACACAAGGCTCTTGCACAAAAAG GTTTATGCCCTGATGGAAGACCTGGTGGACACCATGTGCGACCTGATGGATGAGGGCAATGAATCATAG
- the si:dkey-27j5.5 gene encoding dexamethasone-induced Ras-related protein 1: MEMTRLSTGAQTTPIPAAHQLSCSTSGASQFHMDGQSAGSSKVIAYKNASQHLSASGIKAGLGILKAATSQWKQEKKTRSGTAVRQLSTANSSHPHKRSPLDQLAALVLQGQTWHRQIGQEHRKDALHSTKPQNCKRIVVLGAPRVGKTSILRRYLRDGFVEEYSPTSEDFLRKLFRIRGETYQIDVLDASRERDFPAKRRLSILTGDIFLLVFSVDDRSSFEEVCVLRREILAAKSKLSKSSVPELCARPQVPLLVCANKVDLQESERAIPKSEVLQALGDDCVFFETSAKDSTNLEKVFETLAKRGGLPTETGPSQHRRVSLRSYQSMRTGRAVGRGGEAPGRDGPCGALYPLARRPSFSTDLRQVIGPHTARKPDKALERCQIQ; the protein is encoded by the exons ATGGAAATGACCAGACTCTCCACCGGCGCACAGACCACCCCGATCCCTGCTGCGCACCAgctcagctgctccacctcaggTGCTTCCCAGTTTCATATGGACGGACAGAGCGCTGGCTCCTCCAAAGTCATTGCTTACAAAAACGCATCGCAGCACCTGAGTGCATCGGGGATTAAAGCGGGTTTGGGGATACTTAAAGCGGCCACGTCTCAGTGGAAACAGGAGAAGAAGACGCGCTCGGGGACAGCCGTAAGGCAGCTGTCCACTGCCAACAGCAGCCATCCCCACAAGAGATCCCCACTGGATCAGCTGGCAGCTCTGGTTCTCCAAGGTCAAACCTGGCACCGCCAGATCGGCCAAGAGCACCGAAAGGACGCTCTTCACTCCACCAAGCCGCAGAACTGTAAGCGCATCGTGGTTCTCGGTGCGCCACGGGTCGGCAAGACTTCCATCCTGAGAAGATACCTTCGGGACGGATTTGTGGAAGAGTACAGTCCAACCTCAGAGGATTTCCTCAGGAAACTCTTTCGGATCCGCGGGGAGACCTACCAAATTGACGTCTTAGACGCGTCCAGGGAAAGAGACTTCCCGGCCAAGAGGCGGCTGTCAATCCTCACTG gAGACATTTTTCTTCTAGTGTTCAGTGTAGATGACCGGAGCTCGTTTGAAGAGGTGTGCGTCCTGCGAAGGGAGATCCTCGCTGCTAAATCCAAACTCTCCAAGTCCTCTGTGCCAGAGCTGTGCGCACGGCCGCAGGTCCCCCTGCTGGTGTGCGCCAACAAGGTGGATCTCCAGGAGTCTGAGAGAGCGATACCAAAGTCAGAGGTGCTCCAAGCCCTCGGCGATGACTGCGTCTTTTTCGAAACGTCTGCGAAAGACAGCACTAATCTAGAGAAAGTCTTCGAGACTCTGGCAAAGCGTGGCGGACTTCCGACTGAAACCGGCCCGTCTCAGCACCGGAGAGTCTCCCTTCGTTCGTACCAGTCGATGCGGACAGGTCGTGcggtggggagggggggcgaGGCGCCGGGGCGCGACGGCCCCTGCGGCGCCCTGTACCCGCTTGCTCGTCGGCCGAGTTTTAGCACTGATCTCCGGCAAGTGATTGGGCCGCATACGGCAAGAAAACCCGACAAAGCACTGGAGAGATGTCAGATTCAATGA
- the LOC118114897 gene encoding GTPase IMAP family member 7 isoform X1, translating to MAEEIPLREKRQKSLPRSDGCGLNNFDALDLSGGLRIVLVGKTGSGKSASGNTILGRAAFKEDPSPVSVTKHCETQSVEMDGTVVQVIDTPGLFDTGITEEESKTRIEECVEMSVPGPHAFLLVIRLGVRFTEEERNAVKWIQNNFGDDASMYTIMLFTCKDQAKADNALKECKELRRLSITFGRRYHAFNNNDADDRLQVTELITMIKEMIQDNGGKHYTNEMYEKAQRKLREEELRKIQEEEEKIEEERKMWDEEREKKEKLRQKEKRVKRKNIRVASAAAVMLVVAGMVIAVGANTNVALALGTPVLVLGVLCGLAALSIWKGIRCKSKTCFPA from the exons ATGGCTGAAG AAATACCACTGCgagaaaagaggcagaaatcTCTACCTCGGTCTGACGGGTGTGGTCTCAATAACTTTGATG CTCTGGATTTGTCTGGAGGCTTGAGGATCGTCCTGGTGGGCAAGACTGGATCAGGGAAGAGCGCATCAGGAAACACCATCCTCGGGAGAGCTGCCTTCAAAGAGGACCCGAGCCCTGTGTCTGTGACCAAACACTGCGAGACACAGAGCGTGGAAATGGATGGGACTGTGGTCCAGGTGATTGACACTCCCGGTCTGTTTGATACAGGCATCACAGAGGAAGAGTCGAAAACCAGAATAGAGGAATGCGTCGAGATGTCGGTGCCCGGCCCTCACGCCTTCCTGCTGGTGATCAGGCTTGGCGTGAGGTTCACCGAGGAGGAAAGAAATGCTGTGAAGTGGATCCAGAATAACTTTGGAGACGACGCCTCTATGTACACTATCATGCTGTTTACATGTAAAGACCAGGCTAAGGCCGACAATGCTCTGAAGGAGTGCAAGGAGCTACGGAGACTCTCGATTACATTTGGACGCAGATACCACGCCTTCAACAACAATGACGCAGACGACCGCCTACAGGTCACAGAGTTGATAACCATGATCAAGGAAATGATTCAGGATAACGGCGGTAAACACTACACTAATGAGATGTATGAAAAGGCCCAGAGgaagctgagagaggaggagttgCGGAAGatacaggaagaggaggagaagatagaggaggaaaggaaaatgtgggatgaagagagggagaagaaagagaaattgagacaaaaggagaaaagggtCAAAAGGAAGAACATACGTGTGGCTTCGGCAGCTGCGGTCATGTTGGTGGTTGCCGGCATGGTGATAGCAGTGGGTGCTAACACCAACGTGGCACTGGCTCTGGGAACTCCTGTGCTTGTGCTGGGGGTGTTGTGTGGTTTAGCTGCCCTTAGCATATGGAAGGGCATAAGATGCAAatccaaaacatgttttccagCATAA
- the LOC118114897 gene encoding GTPase IMAP family member 7 isoform X2, with product MAEALDLSGGLRIVLVGKTGSGKSASGNTILGRAAFKEDPSPVSVTKHCETQSVEMDGTVVQVIDTPGLFDTGITEEESKTRIEECVEMSVPGPHAFLLVIRLGVRFTEEERNAVKWIQNNFGDDASMYTIMLFTCKDQAKADNALKECKELRRLSITFGRRYHAFNNNDADDRLQVTELITMIKEMIQDNGGKHYTNEMYEKAQRKLREEELRKIQEEEEKIEEERKMWDEEREKKEKLRQKEKRVKRKNIRVASAAAVMLVVAGMVIAVGANTNVALALGTPVLVLGVLCGLAALSIWKGIRCKSKTCFPA from the exons ATGGCTGAAG CTCTGGATTTGTCTGGAGGCTTGAGGATCGTCCTGGTGGGCAAGACTGGATCAGGGAAGAGCGCATCAGGAAACACCATCCTCGGGAGAGCTGCCTTCAAAGAGGACCCGAGCCCTGTGTCTGTGACCAAACACTGCGAGACACAGAGCGTGGAAATGGATGGGACTGTGGTCCAGGTGATTGACACTCCCGGTCTGTTTGATACAGGCATCACAGAGGAAGAGTCGAAAACCAGAATAGAGGAATGCGTCGAGATGTCGGTGCCCGGCCCTCACGCCTTCCTGCTGGTGATCAGGCTTGGCGTGAGGTTCACCGAGGAGGAAAGAAATGCTGTGAAGTGGATCCAGAATAACTTTGGAGACGACGCCTCTATGTACACTATCATGCTGTTTACATGTAAAGACCAGGCTAAGGCCGACAATGCTCTGAAGGAGTGCAAGGAGCTACGGAGACTCTCGATTACATTTGGACGCAGATACCACGCCTTCAACAACAATGACGCAGACGACCGCCTACAGGTCACAGAGTTGATAACCATGATCAAGGAAATGATTCAGGATAACGGCGGTAAACACTACACTAATGAGATGTATGAAAAGGCCCAGAGgaagctgagagaggaggagttgCGGAAGatacaggaagaggaggagaagatagaggaggaaaggaaaatgtgggatgaagagagggagaagaaagagaaattgagacaaaaggagaaaagggtCAAAAGGAAGAACATACGTGTGGCTTCGGCAGCTGCGGTCATGTTGGTGGTTGCCGGCATGGTGATAGCAGTGGGTGCTAACACCAACGTGGCACTGGCTCTGGGAACTCCTGTGCTTGTGCTGGGGGTGTTGTGTGGTTTAGCTGCCCTTAGCATATGGAAGGGCATAAGATGCAAatccaaaacatgttttccagCATAA